Proteins co-encoded in one Acidobacteriota bacterium genomic window:
- the fsa gene encoding fructose-6-phosphate aldolase — protein MKLFLDSANVEEIREVAGWGVLDGVTTNPSLCSKESASFEDNIRAICALTPGPVSAECVSLKADEIVPEARALARIAPNIAVKIPVGVEGLKAASRLAGEGIAVNMTLIFSAGQALLASKAGARFVSPFIGRLDDIAEDGMALIDEIVQIFENSDTATEIIVASVRHPRHVIEAARLGADIATVPFGVMEKLLRHPLTDIGVERFLADWRKVKK, from the coding sequence ATGAAGCTGTTCCTGGATTCGGCCAATGTCGAAGAGATCCGCGAGGTCGCCGGCTGGGGCGTCCTCGACGGCGTGACGACCAATCCCTCGCTCTGCTCCAAGGAGAGCGCCAGTTTCGAGGACAACATCCGGGCCATCTGCGCCCTCACTCCCGGGCCCGTCAGCGCCGAGTGCGTCTCGCTCAAGGCCGACGAGATCGTGCCCGAGGCCCGGGCCCTGGCCCGCATCGCGCCCAACATCGCCGTCAAGATCCCCGTCGGCGTCGAGGGGCTCAAGGCCGCCAGCCGCCTCGCCGGCGAGGGCATCGCCGTCAACATGACGCTCATCTTCTCCGCCGGGCAAGCCCTGCTCGCGTCCAAGGCCGGGGCCCGCTTCGTCAGCCCGTTCATCGGCCGCCTCGACGACATAGCCGAGGACGGCATGGCCCTGATCGACGAGATCGTCCAGATCTTCGAGAACTCCGATACGGCCACGGAGATAATCGTGGCCAGCGTCCGCCACCCCCGCCACGTCATCGAGGCGGCCCGGCTCGGGGCCGACATCGCCACTGTGCCGTTCGGGGTCATGGAGAAGCTCCTCCGTCACCCGCTGACCGACATCGGCGTCGAGCGCTTCCTGGCCGACTGGAGGAAAGTCAAGAAGTGA
- a CDS encoding fumarylacetoacetate hydrolase family protein has protein sequence MKIYRFRYRKRVLTGILKEEYLFPVVGSIYGDFSIGSSPVPIGDVRVLPPVLPTKIVGIGRNYRDHARELGNPLPEEPLIFLKPPTAVVGHLDAVVQPPASGRVDYEGEVGVVIRRKARQLGENDPVDDVILGYTCFDDVTARDLQGRDVQFARAKGFDTFAAVGPCVATGLDPAAIRLKTFLNGKLVQSGTTANLIFPIPYLVRYVSRIMTLNPGDIIATGTPAGVGATAPGDRVDVQIEGIGVLSNTFTRPSGKEVQ, from the coding sequence TTGAAGATCTACCGTTTCCGCTACCGCAAGAGGGTCCTCACGGGCATCCTCAAGGAAGAGTACCTCTTCCCGGTCGTCGGCTCGATCTACGGCGACTTCAGCATCGGATCGAGCCCCGTGCCCATAGGCGACGTCCGCGTCCTGCCGCCCGTCCTGCCCACCAAGATCGTCGGCATCGGCCGCAACTACCGCGACCACGCCAGGGAGCTGGGCAACCCCCTGCCCGAGGAGCCGCTCATCTTTCTCAAGCCGCCGACGGCGGTCGTCGGCCACCTCGACGCCGTGGTCCAGCCGCCGGCTTCCGGGCGCGTGGATTACGAGGGCGAGGTCGGCGTCGTCATCCGCCGCAAGGCCCGCCAGCTCGGCGAGAACGACCCGGTCGACGACGTCATCCTCGGCTACACCTGTTTCGACGACGTCACGGCCCGGGACCTGCAAGGCCGGGACGTACAGTTCGCCCGGGCCAAGGGCTTCGACACGTTCGCCGCGGTCGGGCCCTGCGTCGCGACCGGGCTCGACCCGGCCGCGATCCGGCTGAAGACCTTCCTCAACGGCAAGCTCGTCCAGTCGGGGACGACGGCCAACCTGATCTTCCCCATCCCGTATCTCGTCCGCTACGTCTCGCGGATCATGACCCTCAACCCCGGCGACATCATCGCCACCGGCACGCCGGCCGGGGTGGGAGCCACGGCCCCGGGCGACCGGGTCGACGTCCAGATCGAAGGCATCGGCGTGCTCTCCAACACGTTCACGCGCCCGAGCGGCAAGGAGGTTCAATGA
- the hslU gene encoding ATP-dependent protease ATPase subunit HslU: protein MPIHLPESLEKPAVEAPDAELTPKEIVAELDKYIIGQKAAKKAVAIALRNRFRRRKLPPALADEIAPKNILMIGPTGVGKTEISRRLAKLTSSPFLKIEASKFTEVGYVGRDVESMIRDLVRISADMVKQEEIEAIEGKAQAAVEERLLDILLPPARKREEAPGETAEAGPGPVETREKLRAQLRAGLLEERWVEMEVKEKTTPPVEVVSNSGIEEIGFQIQEFLPGFLGGRTKRRRIKVKEARELLLEEEEKRLVDMDQVARLAIDRVEQSGIIFLDEVDKIAGRESGRGPDVSREGVQRDLLPIIEGTTVNTRFGLVRTDHILFIGAGAFHVSKPSDLIPELQGRFPIRVELTPLTKDDFVRILTEPENALIRQYEALMGTEGVRVSFTPDAVEEIADIAEKVNADAENIGARRLHTVVEKVMEDISFAAPDIAPKAIRIDRTYVQEHLRDILVSQDLRRFIL, encoded by the coding sequence ATGCCCATCCACCTGCCCGAATCTCTCGAGAAACCAGCCGTCGAGGCGCCTGACGCCGAGCTGACGCCGAAGGAGATCGTGGCCGAGCTCGACAAGTACATCATCGGCCAGAAGGCGGCCAAGAAGGCCGTGGCCATCGCCTTGCGCAACCGCTTCCGCCGGCGCAAGCTGCCGCCGGCCCTGGCCGACGAGATCGCACCCAAGAACATCCTCATGATCGGACCGACCGGCGTCGGCAAGACCGAGATCTCCCGGCGCCTGGCCAAGCTGACCTCGTCGCCCTTCCTCAAGATCGAGGCCAGCAAGTTCACCGAGGTCGGCTACGTCGGCCGGGACGTCGAGTCCATGATCCGCGATCTCGTCCGCATCTCGGCCGACATGGTCAAGCAGGAGGAGATCGAGGCCATCGAGGGCAAGGCCCAGGCCGCCGTCGAGGAGCGCCTGCTCGACATCCTCCTGCCGCCGGCCCGCAAGCGCGAGGAGGCTCCCGGCGAAACGGCCGAGGCCGGGCCGGGACCCGTCGAGACCCGGGAGAAGCTCCGGGCCCAGCTGCGGGCCGGCCTGCTCGAGGAACGCTGGGTCGAGATGGAGGTCAAGGAAAAGACGACGCCGCCCGTCGAGGTCGTCTCCAACTCCGGCATCGAGGAGATCGGCTTCCAGATCCAGGAGTTCCTGCCCGGCTTCCTCGGGGGCCGGACCAAGCGCCGCCGGATCAAGGTCAAGGAGGCCCGGGAGCTGCTCCTCGAGGAGGAGGAAAAGCGCCTGGTCGACATGGACCAGGTCGCGCGGCTGGCCATCGACCGGGTCGAGCAATCGGGGATCATCTTCCTCGACGAGGTCGACAAGATCGCCGGCCGCGAGTCCGGCCGCGGGCCCGACGTCAGCCGCGAGGGCGTCCAGCGCGACCTGCTGCCGATCATCGAGGGCACGACGGTCAACACCAGGTTCGGCCTGGTCCGGACCGATCACATCCTGTTCATCGGGGCCGGGGCCTTCCACGTCTCCAAGCCGTCCGACCTCATCCCCGAGCTGCAGGGCCGCTTCCCCATCCGGGTTGAGCTCACCCCCCTCACCAAGGACGACTTCGTCCGCATCCTGACCGAGCCGGAGAACGCCCTCATCCGCCAGTACGAGGCCCTCATGGGCACGGAGGGCGTCCGGGTCTCGTTCACGCCGGACGCGGTCGAGGAGATCGCCGACATCGCCGAGAAGGTCAACGCCGACGCCGAGAACATCGGGGCCCGGCGCCTCCATACGGTCGTCGAGAAGGTCATGGAGGACATCTCCTTCGCCGCCCCGGACATCGCCCCGAAGGCCATCCGGATCGACCGGACCTACGTCCAGGAACACCTGAGGGACATCCTCGTCAGCCAGGACCTGCGGCGCTTCATCCTCTGA
- the hslV gene encoding ATP-dependent protease subunit HslV, producing the protein MIRSTTVICVRHMGKTAMAADGQVTMGQTVLKKTATKIRRLGKGDVLAGFAGATSDAFALFARFEAKLEEYRGNLSRAAIELAKDWRMEKALRQLDALLIVADKGTSLLISGTGDVVEPDDGILAIGSGGSFALAAARALIKHTGLDARAVAEEALRIAAEICVYTNAEITVEEL; encoded by the coding sequence ATGATCCGTTCGACGACCGTCATCTGCGTCCGTCATATGGGGAAAACGGCCATGGCCGCCGACGGCCAGGTGACCATGGGCCAGACCGTCCTCAAGAAGACCGCCACCAAGATCCGCCGCCTGGGCAAGGGGGACGTCCTGGCCGGCTTCGCCGGCGCGACCTCCGACGCTTTCGCCCTGTTCGCCCGCTTCGAGGCCAAGCTCGAGGAGTACCGCGGCAACCTGTCGCGGGCGGCCATCGAGCTGGCCAAGGACTGGCGCATGGAGAAGGCCCTGCGCCAGCTCGACGCCCTGCTCATCGTGGCCGACAAGGGGACCTCGCTCCTCATCTCCGGCACCGGCGACGTCGTCGAGCCCGATGACGGCATCCTGGCCATCGGCTCTGGCGGCTCCTTCGCCCTGGCCGCGGCCCGGGCCCTGATCAAGCACACCGGCCTCGACGCCCGGGCCGTCGCCGAGGAGGCCCTGAGGATCGCCGCCGAGATCTGCGTCTACACCAACGCCGAGATCACGGTCGAGGAGCTCTGA
- a CDS encoding sugar phosphate nucleotidyltransferase translates to MASLTLVVMAAGMGSRYGGLKQIDPVGPSGEAVLDYSVYDALRAGFDRVVFIIRRDIEAAFREKIGRRIEGAAETAYVLQSLDQAPPGFGVPAGRTKPWGTAQAILACKDAVATPFLAVNADDYYGRTAFEAMAGYLGRGGAGRSADYAMVGYRLENTLSEHGTVARGVCEATAGLDLVGIRELLKIKRFPDGIKHTLNDADWLPLDPAAWTSMNFWGFTPDLFGELGRLFSEFLREKAANILKAEFLIPEVVGRLIREKRARVRILPTRERWFGMTYPEDRPLFRAAILELVRAGVYPRDLWAGRSAA, encoded by the coding sequence ATGGCGTCGTTGACCCTGGTCGTCATGGCCGCCGGCATGGGCAGCCGCTACGGCGGGCTGAAGCAGATCGATCCCGTCGGGCCGAGCGGCGAGGCCGTGCTCGATTATTCCGTGTACGACGCCCTGCGGGCCGGCTTCGACCGGGTCGTCTTCATCATCCGCAGGGACATCGAGGCCGCCTTCCGGGAGAAGATCGGCCGGCGGATCGAGGGGGCGGCGGAGACGGCCTACGTCCTCCAGTCGCTGGACCAGGCGCCGCCCGGATTCGGAGTGCCGGCCGGACGGACCAAGCCCTGGGGCACGGCCCAGGCCATCCTGGCCTGCAAGGACGCCGTCGCGACGCCGTTCCTGGCCGTGAACGCCGACGATTACTACGGGCGGACCGCCTTCGAAGCCATGGCCGGCTATCTCGGCCGCGGGGGGGCCGGCCGGAGCGCCGACTACGCCATGGTCGGCTACCGGCTCGAGAACACCCTGTCCGAGCACGGCACGGTGGCCCGGGGCGTCTGCGAGGCCACGGCCGGCCTCGACCTCGTCGGCATCCGCGAGCTGCTGAAGATCAAGCGCTTCCCGGACGGCATCAAGCACACCCTGAACGACGCCGATTGGCTGCCGCTCGACCCGGCCGCCTGGACGTCCATGAATTTCTGGGGTTTCACGCCCGACCTGTTCGGGGAGCTCGGGCGCCTCTTCTCGGAGTTCCTGCGGGAGAAAGCGGCGAACATCCTCAAGGCCGAATTCCTCATCCCCGAGGTCGTCGGCCGGCTCATCCGGGAGAAGCGGGCGCGGGTCCGCATCCTGCCGACGCGCGAGCGCTGGTTCGGCATGACCTATCCGGAGGACCGGCCCCTGTTCAGGGCGGCCATCCTGGAACTGGTCAGGGCGGGCGTCTATCCGCGCGACCTCTGGGCCGGGCGCTCCGCCGCCTAG
- a CDS encoding glycoside hydrolase family 2 TIM barrel-domain containing protein, which yields MKKTAALTACLLALALSAAVPGPKPEDWENPAALHAGTETPRADFIPFPDAAAALRLQPAASPRYLSLNGPWKFHWSPRPADRPLDFWKPGADVGGWKDIPVPSDWMFQGFDHPIYVNMSYEFAPNPRPPFVPHGRNPVGSYRRNFTLPADWDGMDVFLHFGAVKSFFYVWVNGEKVGFSKDSKTPAEFDITRYLRPGENVLAAEVYRWSDGSYLECQDFWRLAGIERDVYLYAAPKVRIRDFEVRAGLDGAYRNGRLGLAVELGTAGAAALAAARPSVALTLLDEAGRKVLTASAPAAGAEGGRAAVRFDRTVPNVARWSAETPALYRLVLELRDGAGKALEAVTARIGFRTSEIRDGHLLVNGVRILLKGVNRHEHDPYTGHVISEESMRRDIELMKRSNINAVRTCHYPNDPRWYDLCDEYGLYVVDEANIESHGMGYGPESLAKDPAWGPAHLDRVERLVGRDKNHPSVIIWSLGNEAGDGVNFENAYAWLKKADPTRPVQYERAELRPHTDIFCPMYDSIEEMLEYAATEQDRPLIQCEYAHSMGNSTGDLQDYWDAIESRDQLQGGFIWDWVDEGFAARNARGEPFWAYGGDYGPPDTPSDQNFCCNGLVAPDRTPHPALFEVKKVYQYVKLSAAGLAAGQIGIRNGYAFIGLGGFDLGWEIAASGKAVASGTLRCPAAAPGAGATVRLPLPRFQARPGAECFLNLSVRTREAWAGVPRGHVVASEQFPLGPAVGTEAAAAGTPLPPLTIENGPRFLRVLGGDFAVRFDRLTGGLDSFVHEGTELIGAGIEPNYWRAPTDNDFGNQMPRRLNVWRQASLYRDLTALEARGTAPGRVTVTVAYALAGGQASQTLEYAVGGDGAIALRSTLVLKAGANLPELPRAGIKLALPGAFDRIAWYGRGPFENYRDRRTAAFVGLYDMTPAEPCPYVSPQEFGNRTDTRWLAVRDGLGRGLLVTGDPLFEFSAHPFWPEDLTQPSRGSKHPPDVQRRDLTCLTLDHGQMGVGGDDSWGARVHPQYTLPAGDYRFSLVFRPLGAGDDPAARAAR from the coding sequence ATGAAGAAAACCGCCGCCCTGACCGCCTGTCTCCTGGCGCTGGCCCTCTCGGCCGCCGTGCCAGGGCCGAAGCCCGAGGACTGGGAGAACCCGGCCGCGCTCCACGCCGGCACGGAAACGCCCCGGGCCGACTTCATCCCCTTTCCCGACGCGGCGGCCGCGCTGCGGCTCCAGCCCGCGGCGTCGCCCCGGTATCTCTCTCTCAACGGCCCGTGGAAGTTCCATTGGTCGCCGCGCCCGGCCGACCGGCCGCTCGATTTCTGGAAGCCAGGCGCCGACGTCGGCGGCTGGAAGGACATCCCCGTCCCCTCCGACTGGATGTTCCAGGGCTTCGATCATCCGATCTACGTCAACATGAGCTACGAGTTCGCGCCCAATCCCAGGCCGCCGTTCGTGCCGCACGGCCGCAACCCGGTCGGCTCCTATCGCCGGAACTTCACCCTCCCGGCGGATTGGGACGGGATGGACGTCTTCCTCCATTTCGGCGCGGTCAAATCGTTCTTTTATGTCTGGGTCAACGGCGAGAAGGTCGGCTTCAGCAAGGATTCCAAGACGCCGGCCGAATTCGACATCACGCGCTATCTCCGGCCCGGAGAGAACGTCCTGGCCGCCGAGGTCTATCGCTGGTCGGACGGCTCCTACCTCGAATGCCAGGACTTCTGGCGCCTGGCCGGGATCGAGCGCGATGTTTATCTCTACGCCGCGCCGAAGGTCCGCATCCGCGACTTCGAGGTCCGGGCCGGCCTCGACGGGGCGTACAGGAACGGCCGCCTGGGCCTCGCGGTCGAGCTGGGGACGGCCGGGGCCGCGGCCCTGGCGGCGGCCAGGCCCTCGGTGGCGCTGACGCTTCTCGACGAGGCCGGCCGGAAGGTCCTGACCGCGTCGGCCCCGGCTGCCGGGGCCGAAGGGGGCCGGGCCGCGGTCCGGTTCGACAGGACCGTGCCGAATGTCGCCCGCTGGAGCGCCGAGACGCCGGCCCTGTACCGGCTGGTCCTGGAATTGAGGGACGGGGCCGGCAAAGCGCTCGAGGCGGTCACGGCCAGGATCGGCTTCCGCACCTCGGAGATCAGGGACGGGCATCTGCTCGTCAACGGCGTCCGGATCCTGCTCAAGGGCGTCAACCGCCACGAGCATGACCCTTACACGGGACATGTCATCTCCGAGGAGTCCATGCGCCGGGACATCGAGCTCATGAAGCGCTCGAACATCAACGCCGTCCGGACCTGCCACTACCCGAATGACCCGCGCTGGTACGATCTCTGCGACGAATACGGGCTCTACGTCGTCGACGAAGCGAACATCGAGAGCCACGGCATGGGCTACGGCCCGGAGAGCCTGGCCAAGGACCCGGCCTGGGGCCCGGCCCACCTCGACCGCGTCGAGCGCCTGGTCGGGCGGGACAAGAACCATCCCTCGGTCATCATCTGGTCGCTCGGCAACGAGGCCGGGGACGGCGTCAACTTCGAGAACGCCTACGCCTGGCTGAAGAAGGCCGACCCGACGCGGCCGGTCCAGTACGAGCGGGCCGAGCTCCGGCCGCACACCGACATCTTCTGCCCGATGTACGACTCGATCGAAGAGATGCTCGAGTACGCCGCGACGGAACAGGACCGGCCGCTCATCCAGTGCGAGTACGCCCACTCGATGGGCAACTCCACGGGCGATCTCCAGGATTATTGGGATGCCATCGAGAGCCGCGACCAGCTCCAGGGCGGCTTCATCTGGGACTGGGTCGACGAGGGATTCGCGGCCAGGAACGCCAGGGGCGAACCGTTCTGGGCCTACGGCGGGGATTACGGCCCTCCCGATACGCCCTCGGACCAGAACTTCTGCTGCAACGGGCTCGTCGCCCCCGACCGGACGCCCCATCCCGCGCTGTTCGAGGTCAAGAAGGTCTACCAGTACGTCAAGCTCTCCGCGGCCGGCCTCGCGGCCGGCCAGATCGGCATCAGGAACGGTTACGCGTTCATCGGCCTCGGCGGCTTCGATCTCGGCTGGGAGATCGCCGCGTCCGGGAAGGCCGTGGCATCCGGAACGCTCCGGTGCCCGGCCGCGGCGCCCGGGGCGGGCGCGACCGTCCGCCTGCCGCTCCCCCGCTTCCAGGCCAGGCCCGGCGCCGAATGCTTCCTGAACCTCTCGGTCCGGACCCGGGAAGCCTGGGCCGGAGTTCCGCGGGGGCATGTCGTCGCCTCGGAGCAGTTCCCGCTCGGGCCCGCCGTCGGGACCGAGGCCGCGGCGGCCGGAACGCCCCTGCCCCCGCTGACGATCGAGAACGGCCCCCGCTTCCTTCGCGTCCTCGGCGGTGATTTCGCGGTCCGCTTCGACCGCCTGACCGGCGGCCTGGACTCGTTCGTCCACGAGGGGACCGAGCTCATCGGCGCCGGGATCGAGCCCAACTACTGGCGCGCGCCAACGGACAACGATTTCGGCAACCAGATGCCGCGGCGCCTGAACGTCTGGCGCCAGGCCAGCCTCTATCGCGACCTGACGGCGCTCGAGGCCCGGGGAACGGCCCCCGGCCGGGTGACGGTGACCGTCGCCTACGCCCTGGCCGGCGGCCAGGCTTCCCAGACCCTCGAATACGCCGTCGGCGGCGACGGCGCGATCGCGCTGCGCTCGACGCTCGTTCTCAAGGCCGGGGCCAACCTGCCCGAGCTCCCCCGCGCCGGGATCAAGCTGGCCCTGCCCGGCGCCTTCGACCGGATCGCCTGGTACGGCCGCGGGCCCTTCGAGAATTACCGGGACCGCAGGACCGCGGCCTTCGTCGGCCTTTACGACATGACGCCCGCCGAGCCCTGCCCCTACGTCAGCCCCCAGGAGTTCGGCAACCGGACCGACACGCGCTGGCTGGCCGTCCGCGACGGCCTGGGCCGGGGCCTTCTCGTCACCGGCGATCCCCTGTTCGAGTTCTCGGCCCATCCCTTCTGGCCGGAGGACCTGACCCAGCCGAGCCGCGGATCGAAGCACCCGCCGGACGTCCAGAGGCGGGACCTGACGTGCCTGACCCTCGACCACGGCCAGATGGGCGTCGGCGGCGACGATTCCTGGGGGGCCCGGGTCCACCCGCAGTACACGCTGCCGGCCGGGGATTACCGCTTCAGCCTGGTCTTCCGGCCCCTCGGGGCCGGCGACGATCCGGCGGCCCGGGCGGCGCGCTGA
- a CDS encoding serine/threonine-protein kinase, which produces MKCPRCQNDNPDGTRFCGHCGRELPGSGETVAMGTATIQTPAKGLERGTTFARRFEIIEEIGQGGMGTVYKAYDSKIREVVALKLLKPEIASDLEVIERFRNEIKLARQVAHRHVCRMYDIGEEWLTIYISMEYVAGEDLKSFIRRSGHLTEAKAVGLARQIAEGLAEAHRLGVVHRDLKPQNVMIDKDGNAKIMDFGIARSLHTRGVTGTGVIIGTPEYMAPEQAEGKDIDQRVDIYALGAILFEMVTGRVPFEGETPLSIVLKHRSEPPENPQAINAQISAGLSRIILKCLAKSRDDRYPSAAEVLEDLASVEQGLPLTRQTTARTRPATAPTKPITDREITVKFNLKKALIEAAVVIALVVLGVVVITSKSGRGPAESRRSHTALIPPGGQEPAGLDASGGLRQSFPGVPSAAGPAEPPSLGGDTGSAIMGYLAPFLKDPSKLMGEKDAAEFEKALAQVKEKYPSEAAALSHWIDSIQSRMTEGKKLKEAGNLAASKRSYDRGESEMRKLLSEVSERERAKAAFQELQEAKRRAAVQAPAGRPNLLTWIAAEKEKDASDAFAKNDFSGARILCNILAQVHALSPRATDENKGLAALGELVTGKRREAETAQAQAKQAWLYDRAVSQEQSAGQMVSEGLVPQAAEQYILAAFLYEKAKEVAEESAQAGRG; this is translated from the coding sequence ATGAAATGCCCGCGCTGCCAGAACGACAACCCTGACGGGACGCGCTTCTGCGGCCACTGCGGCCGCGAGCTCCCCGGTTCGGGCGAGACCGTGGCCATGGGGACGGCCACCATCCAGACCCCGGCCAAGGGCCTGGAGCGCGGAACGACCTTCGCCCGCCGCTTCGAGATCATCGAGGAGATAGGCCAGGGCGGCATGGGCACCGTTTACAAGGCCTACGACAGCAAGATCCGCGAGGTCGTGGCGCTCAAGCTCCTCAAGCCCGAGATCGCGTCCGACCTCGAGGTCATCGAGCGCTTCCGCAACGAGATCAAGCTGGCCCGCCAGGTCGCCCACCGCCACGTCTGCCGGATGTACGACATCGGCGAGGAGTGGCTGACCATCTACATCTCGATGGAATACGTCGCCGGCGAGGACCTCAAGAGCTTCATCCGCCGCTCGGGCCACCTGACCGAGGCCAAGGCCGTCGGGCTGGCCAGGCAGATCGCCGAGGGCCTGGCCGAGGCCCACCGGCTCGGCGTCGTCCACCGCGATCTCAAGCCGCAGAACGTCATGATCGACAAGGACGGCAACGCCAAGATCATGGACTTCGGCATCGCCCGGTCCCTCCACACCAGGGGCGTCACCGGGACCGGGGTCATCATCGGCACCCCGGAGTACATGGCTCCGGAACAGGCCGAGGGCAAGGATATCGATCAGCGCGTCGACATCTACGCCCTCGGGGCCATCCTCTTCGAGATGGTCACGGGCCGCGTGCCGTTCGAGGGCGAAACGCCCCTGAGCATCGTCCTCAAGCACCGCAGCGAGCCGCCTGAAAACCCGCAGGCGATCAACGCCCAGATCTCGGCCGGCCTGAGCCGGATCATCCTGAAGTGCCTGGCCAAGTCGCGGGACGACCGCTATCCGTCGGCCGCCGAGGTCCTCGAGGACCTGGCCTCCGTCGAACAGGGGCTGCCGCTGACCCGCCAGACGACGGCGCGGACGAGGCCGGCCACGGCCCCGACCAAGCCCATCACCGACCGCGAGATCACGGTCAAGTTCAACCTCAAGAAGGCCCTGATCGAAGCCGCCGTTGTCATCGCCCTGGTCGTCCTCGGAGTCGTCGTGATCACCAGCAAGAGCGGCCGGGGCCCGGCCGAAAGCCGGCGCTCCCATACGGCCCTGATCCCGCCGGGCGGCCAGGAGCCGGCGGGCCTCGATGCATCCGGCGGCCTCCGCCAGTCCTTTCCCGGCGTCCCGTCCGCGGCCGGCCCGGCGGAGCCGCCCTCGCTCGGCGGCGACACGGGATCGGCCATCATGGGCTATCTCGCCCCGTTCCTGAAAGACCCTTCCAAGTTAATGGGCGAGAAGGACGCGGCCGAGTTCGAGAAGGCCCTGGCCCAGGTCAAGGAGAAGTACCCCTCGGAGGCCGCGGCGCTCTCCCATTGGATCGACAGCATCCAGAGCCGGATGACCGAAGGCAAGAAGCTGAAGGAAGCCGGGAACCTGGCGGCCTCGAAGCGGAGCTACGACCGGGGCGAGTCGGAGATGCGCAAGCTCCTGTCCGAGGTCAGCGAGCGCGAGCGGGCCAAGGCCGCGTTCCAGGAGCTTCAGGAGGCCAAGCGGCGGGCGGCCGTCCAGGCGCCGGCGGGCCGGCCGAACCTGCTGACCTGGATCGCGGCCGAGAAGGAGAAGGACGCCTCGGACGCCTTCGCCAAGAACGACTTCTCGGGCGCCCGGATCCTGTGCAATATCCTGGCCCAGGTCCACGCCTTGAGCCCCCGGGCCACGGACGAGAACAAGGGCTTGGCCGCGCTGGGCGAGCTCGTGACGGGCAAGCGCAGGGAAGCCGAGACGGCCCAGGCGCAGGCCAAGCAGGCCTGGCTCTACGACCGGGCCGTGTCGCAGGAACAGAGCGCCGGCCAGATGGTCAGCGAAGGCCTCGTGCCCCAGGCGGCCGAGCAGTACATCCTGGCCGCCTTCCTCTACGAGAAGGCCAAGGAAGTCGCCGAAGAGAGCGCCCAGGCCGGGCGGGGATGA
- a CDS encoding low molecular weight phosphatase family protein produces MTAGTMMTSGKKRLLFVCYGNICRSPMAEGIARLRLGPAAEVASAGIGAIGGPASEEAVLVMKLVYKTDISSHVARPVGACDLGSFDYIIAMDPSIYHHLRDVWGVPEAVLYGWAIEDPLGSGYQAYKEAALEIERRLGQFLAAVGLEP; encoded by the coding sequence ATGACGGCCGGGACCATGATGACCTCCGGGAAAAAGCGGCTGCTTTTCGTCTGCTACGGGAACATCTGCCGCAGCCCGATGGCCGAAGGCATCGCCCGCCTGCGGCTCGGTCCGGCCGCCGAGGTGGCCAGCGCCGGCATCGGCGCGATCGGCGGCCCGGCGTCCGAGGAGGCCGTGCTGGTCATGAAGCTCGTCTACAAGACCGATATCTCGTCCCATGTCGCCCGCCCCGTCGGCGCCTGCGATCTCGGGAGCTTCGACTATATCATCGCCATGGACCCGTCCATCTACCATCATCTCCGCGACGTCTGGGGGGTGCCGGAGGCGGTCCTTTACGGCTGGGCCATCGAGGACCCTCTCGGCTCCGGCTATCAGGCCTACAAGGAAGCGGCGCTCGAGATCGAGCGGCGGCTGGGACAGTTCCTGGCCGCGGTCGGCCTCGAGCCCTGA